The Brevundimonas vesicularis genome includes the window CTGTTCGCCCTGGTCCTTGCGGTCGGCATCGTCGTCGATGACGCCATCGTCGTGGTCGAGAACGTGGAGCGGGCCATCGGTGAGGGGCTCAGTCCAAAGGAGGCCGCCTATCGATCGATGCAGGAGGTTTCCGGCGCCCTGATCGCCATTGGCCTGGTGCTGGTGTCGGTGTTCGTGCCGACGATGTTCGTGCCTGGCATTCCCGGCATCTTCTATCGCCAGTTCGCGGTCGTCATCGCCTCGGCCTCGGTCATCTCGCTGTTCGTGTCCCTGACCCTGTCGCCGGCCATGGCCGCCCTGCTGCTGAAGCCGCACAAGAAGGATCACGAGCACGCTCGCAAGCCGGGCGTCCTGGGCACGGTCGTCTATTACGGCGGCTGGGCCGGGCGTAAGTTCAACGAGGGCTTCGACTGGCTGTCGGATCGTTACGGGCGCCTGACCGCGCGTCTGGTGCGCACGGTCGGTCTGGTGCTGATCATCTACGCCGGTCTTCTGGGCCTGACCGCCTGGCGTCTGGTCGACACCCCTTCGGGCTTTATCCCTGAACAGGATCAGGGCTTCCTGATCGGCGTCATCCAACTGCCGGCGGGCGCGTCTCTGGACCGCACCCAGGCGGTGATGGAACGCGCCACCAAGATCATCCAGGGCACCGCCGGGGTGAACGGCACCGTGGCCTTCGCCGGTCTGGACGGCTCCAGCTTCTCGTTCGGCTCCAACGCCGCCACCATCTTCGTGCGCCTGAACGGCTTCGAGGAACGCTCCAAAGAAGAGGCCGCCACGGCTCTGGCCGGCGCCATCACCCAGGCGACCGGACAGATCGAGGACGCTCAGATCTTCGTCATCGCCCCGCCGGCGGTCCAGGGTCTGGGCACCGGCAACGGCTTCTCGATGATGATCCAGGACCGCGAAGGCGCCGGCTATCGTCCGCTGGAAGGCGCGACCTTCGCCATGATGGGCGCGGCCGCCCAGAAGCCGACCGAGGTCAGCCAGGTCTTCTCGACCTACAACACGGCCTCGCCGCGCATCACCGCCGACGTCGACCGTGACAAGGCGCTGATGCTGGGTGTCCAACCCAGTTCGGTGTTCGACACACTGGGCGTCTATCTCGGCTCGTCCTACGTCAACGACTTCAACATGCTGGGCCGCACCTTCCGGGTGACGGCGCAGGCGGAGCCGACGGCGCGCGACGACATCGCCGACATCGCCAATCTGAAGACCAAGTCGTCCACGGGCGCCATGGTGCCGATCGGATCGGTGGCCAATCTGGTCAACGATTCCGGACCGGCGCGGATCATGCGCTACAACCTGTTCCCGGCGGCCGAACTTCAGGGCAACGCGGCGGCAGGGGTCTCTTCCGGTGAGGCGCTGCAGATCATGGAAACCATGGCCGCCCAGACCCTTCCGCAGGGCTTCTCCTACGAATGGACGGGTCTGGCCTATCAGCAGAAGGCGGCGGGTTCCGGCGCGACGGTCATCTTCCTGATGGCGGTGGTGTTCGTCTTCCTGGTGCTGGCGGCTCAGTATGAAGCGTTCACGCTTCCGCTGGCGGTCATCCTGATCGTGCCGATGTGTCTGCTGGCGGCCATCATCGGGGTGAACCTGCGTGGCCTGGACAACAACATCCTGGTCCAGATCGGTCTGGTCGTTCTGATCGCCCTGGCGGCCAAGAACGCCATCCTGATCGTCGAGTTCGCCAAGCAGGCCGAGGAAGAGCAAGGCATGAACCGGTTCGAGGCTGCGGTCGCCGCCGCCAAGACCCGTCTGCGTCCGATCCTGATGACCTCGTTCGCCTTCATCCTCGGCGTCGTGCCGCTGATGCTGGCCTCGGGGCCGGGCGCGGAGATGCGTCAGTCGCTGGGCACGTCCGTCTTCTCCGGCATGCTGGGCGTGACCTTCTTCGGCCTGATCTTCACCCCGGTCTTCTATGTGGTCAGCCGCTGGCTGTCCTCGAAACTGCCGCAAGGCAAGAAACCGACCCCGACGCCTGACCGTCCTTCGGACCGGCCCGTGCGTTATGACGAAACCAGCGACCTGACCGATCCGAACGCGCCTGCGCCCGCGACCGGCCGGGGAGGGGACATCTGATGACCCGCAACAAGACCCTCAGCTTCCTGACCGCCGCAGCCTCCAGCGCCCTGCTGGCCGCCTGCGCCGTCGGGCCCAAGGCGCCGGTCGCCGACCTGCCCGTCGCCGGCACAGGCGCCTTCGTCGGCTCGGCCAGTCCCACCGTCTCGACCGCCACGGCGCGCGACGACTGGTGGAGGCTGTATGAAGACCCCACGCTGGACGCCTTGATTCAGCAGGCCTTCGCCGAGAACAACCAGCTCGAAGCCGCCTTCGCCAATCTGCGCGCAGTCCGAGCGTCGCTGTCGGAGGCCCGCGTGGGTCGTTTTCCGACCACGACAACCAGCGCCCAGGCTCAGCGCAGCCGCGCCTCGGCCGCCACGGTCCAGGGCCTGCCCGCCGGGCAGGATGCGCCCGAGATC containing:
- a CDS encoding efflux RND transporter permease subunit → MNISRFFIDRPIFAAVIAVVISIIGIAAYPLLPLSQYPEIAPPTITINAAYPGASAETLAETVAAPIEQEVNGVENMLYISSSSTSDGAVAITVTFQPGTDLDSAQVLVQNRVALAEPRLPEAVRQTGVVVNKAESGFLMILGLTSPDGTLDNDYVGNYANSTLRDRLLRIEGVGAVQVFGGGNYSMRVWIDPAKAAERGLTGPEIVSALRAQNVQAAAGSIGQPPFPNSAAAFQLPVQVQGRLSDPNEFANVVLKTDAQGRVTYLRDVARIELGAQDYGIRGFFDGQRGVGIAIVQQPGANALGTADRVLKEVEALKSEVPAGMKVDVPYNPTEFVAASVESVQHTLVEAVILVIIVVMVFLQTWRAAIIPIVAIPVALVGTFAVQLALGYSINSLSLFALVLAVGIVVDDAIVVVENVERAIGEGLSPKEAAYRSMQEVSGALIAIGLVLVSVFVPTMFVPGIPGIFYRQFAVVIASASVISLFVSLTLSPAMAALLLKPHKKDHEHARKPGVLGTVVYYGGWAGRKFNEGFDWLSDRYGRLTARLVRTVGLVLIIYAGLLGLTAWRLVDTPSGFIPEQDQGFLIGVIQLPAGASLDRTQAVMERATKIIQGTAGVNGTVAFAGLDGSSFSFGSNAATIFVRLNGFEERSKEEAATALAGAITQATGQIEDAQIFVIAPPAVQGLGTGNGFSMMIQDREGAGYRPLEGATFAMMGAAAQKPTEVSQVFSTYNTASPRITADVDRDKALMLGVQPSSVFDTLGVYLGSSYVNDFNMLGRTFRVTAQAEPTARDDIADIANLKTKSSTGAMVPIGSVANLVNDSGPARIMRYNLFPAAELQGNAAAGVSSGEALQIMETMAAQTLPQGFSYEWTGLAYQQKAAGSGATVIFLMAVVFVFLVLAAQYEAFTLPLAVILIVPMCLLAAIIGVNLRGLDNNILVQIGLVVLIALAAKNAILIVEFAKQAEEEQGMNRFEAAVAAAKTRLRPILMTSFAFILGVVPLMLASGPGAEMRQSLGTSVFSGMLGVTFFGLIFTPVFYVVSRWLSSKLPQGKKPTPTPDRPSDRPVRYDETSDLTDPNAPAPATGRGGDI